A genomic segment from Diospyros lotus cultivar Yz01 chromosome 5, ASM1463336v1, whole genome shotgun sequence encodes:
- the LOC127802747 gene encoding auxin-induced protein 15A-like — translation MGFRLPRVVDAKKILRRVVSTPLAADVPKGHVAVYVGETERKRFIVPVLYLNHPWFQSLLSQAEEEFGFEHPMGGLTIPCTEEIFIDLICTLRSL, via the coding sequence ATGGGTTTTCGCTTGCCCAGAGTTGTTGATGCCAAGAAGATCCTCAGGAGAGTTGTTTCAACTCCACTGGCTGCAGACGTCCCTAAAGGCCACGTTGCTGTTTATGTTGGTGAAACCGAGAGAAAGCGCTTCATCGTGCCAGTTTTGTATCTAAATCATCCTTGGTTTCAGAGCTTGCTTAGCCAAGCTGAAGAGGAGTTTGGATTTGAACATCCAATGGGTGGACTTACAATCCCCTGCACAGAAGAAATCTTCATTGATCTGATTTGCACTTTGAGATCTTTGTAA